In one window of Gorilla gorilla gorilla isolate KB3781 chromosome 2, NHGRI_mGorGor1-v2.1_pri, whole genome shotgun sequence DNA:
- the LOC134757985 gene encoding uncharacterized protein — protein sequence MRRQETMSRFTWELQGRVFNPGPPPAWHIIPNNKCQIMLLETPAEKTRGRRVRTPRGVGAIGHPTLTPLRPQGSACRARAPLPHPYPGFGAKGTREAEANRVEGARASRPSCRDADPSSYPKPNGQGAPPQRARRGARLHPAPRRCPLSCGESRVEALPQGLSGSPSTSTPEACGLRHPDASTHEARAGATLGGAHGGVAGGGAAEPPPPPWVPGWPSSRPRCPDR from the coding sequence ATGCGCCGGCAGGAAACGATGAGTCGTTTCACCTGGGAGCTGCAGGGCCGCGTGTTTAACCCAGGGCCTCCTCCTGCCTGGCACATTATTCCGAATAATAAATGCCAGATCATGCTGCTGGAGACGCCGGCAGAAAAGACGAGAGGGAGGCGAGTGAGGACTCCCCGGGGTGTGGGCGCGATCGGCCATCCTACCCTTACCCCGCTGCGGCCGCAGGGCTCGGCCTGTAGGGCGCGAGCCCCCCTTCCCCACCCGTATCCCGGCTTCGGAGCTAAAGGAACACGTGAGGCCGAAGCAAACCGAGTAGAGGGCGCCAGGGCATCCCGCCCGAGCTGCAGAGACGCGGACCCCTCCTCTTACCCAAAACCAAATGGGCAGGGGGCTCCGCCGCAGAGGGCTCGCCGAGGCGCTCGCCTTCACCCGGCGCCGCGCAGGTGCCCGCTCTCCTGCGGGGAGAGCCGAGTGGAGGCGCTGCCGCAGGGTCTCTCTGGAAGCCCCTCCACCAGCACTCCTGAGGCCTGCGGCCTCCGCCACCCGGACGCTTCTACACACGAAGCGCGCGCTGGGGCTACGCTGGGCGGGGCTCACGGCGGCGTGGCTGGTGGGGGGGCCGCCGAGCCGCCTCCTCCGCCCTGGGTGCCCGGCTGGCCCTCCTCCCGCCCAAGGTGCCCTGATCGCTAG